A window of the Oncorhynchus masou masou isolate Uvic2021 chromosome 13, UVic_Omas_1.1, whole genome shotgun sequence genome harbors these coding sequences:
- the LOC135551428 gene encoding transmembrane protein 238-like, which produces MGLCDGLSHCKLALAFAVLMDLLGGTALLVGVFVPLNIKGRDFGDLLVYTGALFVLMSLGGWVLWYSGNIDGLVSSKELGHIGTTVDRLARTLSRKMHIHRHRGP; this is translated from the coding sequence ATGGGGCTCTGTGATGGCCTGTCCCACTGTAAACTGGCCCTGGCCTTTGCAGTGCTGATGGACTTGCTGGGTGGCACCGCCTTGCTGGTGGGAGTCTTTGTCCCTCTGAATATCAAAGGCAGGGACTTTGGGGACCTCCTGGTGTACACAGGAGCACTGTTCGTGCTCATGTCCCTGGGGGGCTGGGTGCTGTGGTACAGCGGAAACATTGACGGCCTCGTCTCCAGCAAAGAGCTTGGCCACATCGGCACCACCGTGGACCGGCTGGCCCGCACCCTCAGCCGCAAGATGCATATCCATCGCCACAGGGGGCCTTAG
- the LOC135551429 gene encoding visinin-like — translation MGNAKSSAVSKEILEDLKLSTKFTETEITQWYESFQKSCPSGRITPKEFEVIYSRFFPESNAQTYAQHVFRSFDTNDDGTLDFKEYIIALHLTSTGKTTRKLEWAFSLFDMDKNGYITKSEVTEICSAIFKLIPKDEQAELPNDENTPEKRANKLWTFFEKEDNERVAEGEFIKGVMDNEDALRLIQYEPANK, via the exons ATGGGGAATGCCAAGAGCAGCGCCGTTTCCAAGGAGATCCTGGAAGACCTGAAGCTCAGCACCAAGTTCACTGAGACGGAGATCACCCAGTGGTACGAGAGCTTCCAGAAGTCGTGTCCCTCTGGACGTATCACGCCCAAGGAGTTCGAGGTCATCTACAGCCGCTTCTTCCCCGAGAGCAACGCCCAGACTTACGCGCAGCACGTCTTCCGTTCCTTCGACACCAACGACGACGGCACTCTGGACTTCAAGGAGTACATAATTGCGCTGCACCTGACGTCCACGGGCAAGACCACCAGGAAGCTGGAGTGGGCCTTCTCGCTGTTCGACATGGACAAGAACGGATACATCACCAAGTCGGAAGTGACCGAGATCTGCAGC GCTATTTTCAAGCTaattcccaaggatgaacaagcTGAGCTGCCCAATGACGAGAACACACCGGAGAAGAGGGCCAACAAACTCTGGACATTCTTTGAGAAAGAAGACAATG agCGAGTTGCAGAAGGAGAGTTCATCAAGGGTGTGATGGACAATGAGGATGCGCTTCGCCTCATTCAATATGAACCTGCCAACAAGTAA